The following nucleotide sequence is from Triticum dicoccoides isolate Atlit2015 ecotype Zavitan chromosome 7B, WEW_v2.0, whole genome shotgun sequence.
TGTAAAAAAAACTTGCGCTCTTCTGTTTTGACGACGCCATTTACATCGATTCGCAGGTTCCTGTGATATTAGAGGCGTCCACATTTTCTCTGAAGCTGCGAAAGAGGAGGTCGCTGGTGCTGGAACGGCTGAATCAGGCCCCGGTGGACGGGTCGAGCGGGCCCTCGTCTGGTGGATCAGGCAGTTGCTCCTCATCGACGCAAGGCTCGCAGCTCAACTTCTGATTGGGGCTCCTGCAGCTTCCCTTCAATAATAGAGGGTAGCATCCACTGTTCTTCAGCTTATAGGATACTGGAAACAGGAAGTAGCTCAGAAAGGCTCCTGGTTGCTGTGTGTATTTGTTACTGAAAATGCAACTTTTAGAGGTTTTATTTTGGTTTCATTCAGTTGCTGATACCGCTTTCAGCACGTATACCAGTATTTTAAAAGATTTAGATCGTACATGATATGCTGGTGATGGCACATTTAGTACAGTTGTGTGTTGCTGATACAGATAACCTGTGAAGATCTTATGCAAAATTTGCAAGTTTGCAGAAACATGAAGTAGATGTAAACAACAATCAGACATGAAAGAGAACTTCATGTTGCATGCTTCTAGAGCTGAGTTGCAGAGGTGCACACATATTTACAAGGTTTTGGCAAGGTGGAAAGTTACAGCCCTAAATATACACAGAACGACTTGTTCAAAGCGTCACATAATTGAGATACTTCAGGCTCCATCCAACATTGCTTTTGCAGTTTTACCCAGAAGGCGCAGGACCGTCCCCGAAAAGCATGTTCGCGACGGGTGGAGGGAGCCATGCCGTGCTGACACTGTTGTGCACTTCTTGCTGCTGAACTTTCTGAGGATCATCGCCCTGATCAGAGACGCTGGCGACCTTTCGACTCCTTGGCCTTGTGATGCTCTTCCCGACAAAGACACCTAGCTTCATAGCAGTAAAGAAACCTATGGCGATGAACAGAGGTCTTACCGCCCAATGGAAGTCCTCGAGGTGCTCATACTTCTTCACAACCCCCTCGCACTTGTCGAAGCTCGCCACCTCCACCTCAGAAGGGTCGGCCAAGCAGCTGCACACTTCGCCAAGGCTGAATTTGCCAGGGAAGGTCACAACAAGGCATCCATTCGAGAGTATCTGTGAAATACGGCCTGTGGCAAACACTCCGCCTCTCTTTCGCGGCCATTCGAACCGCGGGTTTGAAGTGTTGGTTCTCAGCCTCACAAATTGTCCCACGCAGTAGGCTTCAGCCATTTGCAGATCTGAATATTCCCCCTTCCAGAGGGTGTCCATTCCTATCAAACCAACATACACGGTGCCATTGCGGTCGATGCTATGAAGAATTCCGACCTGAGACCGCTTCTTGTCTTCCTCCCTGAGCCTTACCCAGTCTCCAGCAGCGAAACCATAGGTCACCCTCTCCACTGTCGAGGAACGGACCTTTGAAGGGTCATGTATTCCATGGACTCGTACAAGAATGTAGCTATCACGTTCTCCATCCTCCATGCCAACTATGGTTCCATCAGGGATTTCCATTGTTTCAGGAGTACAAGAGTTTTTAACCTTTCTCGAGCGGACCTTGTCACCAACTTGCAGCTTATCCTTGAAGTGTGACCAATTAGTGTGACTTGGCGCTACTGCCCTTGGGTTTTCAGAACTGTCCCAGCCATTGTTGTCATAATCCACGTCTTTAGCACTGAAGAAATGAAAAAAGGAGAACAAATTTAGGGAAACATGCAGAGGAAACTACTGCCAGGGCATAGTAAAAATAAACATTGGAAGAAAAAATAAACGGGTATTGACCAGATATGACTATAAACAACACAACTAAGAAAGCAGTTTCATGCTTTCATGTGACGAATTTCCACAATGCTTATCAGGTGTACATCGTAATAGAAGCACATATTAAGATGAACCATGGTAAAATGACCCATCCGATGGCAGTTTAACCAAATACTGCAAGTTGATAAGGCAGAAGTAGAAAGAGAGTTTTAGCATGTTACCTTTCAAATGCTTGTAAGATATCTGACATCAAGGGGCGATCCCGAAAGTCGTACTCAAAGCAGCTAGAAAGGACATTCTCAACCTCTGCAGGTAAATTGTACGGGAATATTGGTTTCTCTTTCTTCAGGACAACCAACTGATAAATCTCATCTGGTGATTTGCCACGCCAAGGCTGAACGCCAGTGAACATCTCAAGAATG
It contains:
- the LOC119336496 gene encoding E3 ubiquitin-protein ligase KEG-like → MAGSQPANTESFEYMLLEKDPDHYRTVFSGPSQISPWIDPAVLNLKHRIGRGPFGDVWIATHHQRTEDYDRYHEVAVKMLHPVRDDQLQVFSARFDEVFGKCQGLGSVCFLHGISTQNGRLCIAMKFYEGSVGDKMARLKGGRLPLSDVLRYGADLARGVLDLHSRGIFVLNLKPCNFLLDDHDHAVLGDFGIPSLLFGLSLPNPELIQRLGTPNYMAPEQWQPNIRGPISYETDSWGFACSILEMFTGVQPWRGKSPDEIYQLVVLKKEKPIFPYNLPAEVENVLSSCFEYDFRDRPLMSDILQAFESAKDVDYDNNGWDSSENPRAVAPSHTNWSHFKDKLQVGDKVRSRKVKNSCTPETMEIPDGTIVGMEDGERDSYILVRVHGIHDPSKVRSSTVERVTYGFAAGDWVRLREEDKKRSQVGILHSIDRNGTVYVGLIGMDTLWKGEYSDLQMAEAYCVGQFVRLRTNTSNPRFEWPRKRGGVFATGRISQILSNGCLVVTFPGKFSLGEVCSCLADPSEVEVASFDKCEGVVKKYEHLEDFHWAVRPLFIAIGFFTAMKLGVFVGKSITRPRSRKVASVSDQGDDPQKVQQQEVHNSVSTAWLPPPVANMLFGDGPAPSG